In Anopheles gambiae chromosome 2, idAnoGambNW_F1_1, whole genome shotgun sequence, a single window of DNA contains:
- the LOC1281087 gene encoding bromodomain and WD repeat-containing protein 3 isoform X1, with amino-acid sequence MEDQSLVKQNILVPELYFLISKFLANGPLRETAKVLVQELEHLDILPRRLDWTGQEHRQSLDELERKYPHVGPEHLLEICSRIGPLLDKVLPPAVSGVSSVLGAGRQSLLRTKESVTRPRQLLDYYTRRHDRPLSDVVNRNNTHNFVKVLYGRESAGPLTRRQAIPTSFYSKQTLQRRTLGHLSAVYCVLFDRTGKYIITAADDFLVKLWSAIDGRLLATFRGASAEITDIAINLDNTMLAAGSLDRILRVWDLQYGGPIAVLAGHTGMITSVNFCPSPKTDLRFLVTTSTDGSVAFWEYTTRNGKTTFSSKPTSYHEKLRPGQAQMICASFSPGGIFMAAGSADHHVRVYLMSEDGPKRILETESHSDTVDSIQWAHGGLKFISGSKDGTALVWHFESQQWKSIRLNMGDRLLTCPPVNPDDNVKLKVTMVSWDNTDNWVITAVNDFTIKVWNAQTGKLHRVLRGHTNEIYVLESHQKDSGVLLSAGHDGQLFIWDIVQGVSMANFVNRIDDHCEGGIYDAKWSPDGMMIAATDSHGHILMFGYGSGHEKLKQLPPELFFHTDYRPLIRDSALHVMDEQTQTMPHLMPPPFLVDIDGNPYPPALQRLVPGRENCPTDQLIPNISVGGEGAEVQQQQQQQQLQPAIGGGVGGAQAGPQEPAGGAYSNIDRMIEALANRRQVEGGGADRAAQGEDQQAPDSNNDRARGEDAGGALQPANNGGRPGNNANQPAGGRNGQRGFGSAGNWHRTEEGFKFHRRQYVRPMSYSAMVNLKQRVYAAGVQEQEVYRREMRRRPVMINTANSASSSGGPSGLGGRRAARAGGGANRSLRRANGEGGANGARPAYRTRAVRENEPMPEPDEDDAAEEQNESSSSESSNSDYSTAIEEKLDLSGSSSSDTQSSDYSDWVSHEPGHNLEPPKRSKRKHVQRRAYSPPDPDQPGPSHATPGTSGTGGGRRRSTKVRKIPLTRDGEIPEQFRPPEWLSEVIPRKAPYYPQMGDEVVYFRQGHQRYLEAVRTKSVYNLGNRCEPWAAMEIQAHELCKVIGIKYEIRPPRLCCLKLAIITEDGELTGRSFAIKYHDMPDVLDFLVLKQTFDTSVGRSWGPGDRFRCMIEDVWWTGQIESHNQLSADFPDSLFMCFRVRWDNGEYELMSPWDLEPVDEARQPEEVGGAVPVLPEELQATLYQPKPEEWPRGDRDASCRRIIAGLEQVMGLAIADLFLAPVDLNIYPEYAFVVEYPIDLNTIKSRFENHFYRRITSAQFDVRYLATNAEKFNESHSTIVRNARIITDLCLRILSDLNEIDVPAVYHQLVDTYLSSDSETERHRPGPSTSSAGAAGPAGSGVSNNRRTGSRRSRRLVPEGDWRVDCRELLEMIWQCDDSEPFREPVDTIEHPDYLQIIDTPMDLRTIKEDLLGGNYESPYDFCKDMRLIFQNSRNYNTNKRSRIYSMTLRLSTLFEAHIKAVIYNWKSARRRSRGSGGGGGGSGRNHDLSTTGSSNGLASSTKRRRRDRRDDAVAGPSSSRRGGAALNSSSGSGMNTSGSSSRATASHAAAHSDDDDDDDDDDDDDEEEDRRAANHRAGKRTRNGGMLVASSSRRGHSTVAGGSNGVSSSSAGGGAGNSNNVIDPLAIPGPSSSRGSRSATGGGARMLTRRGRRSQDEDDEEDEAAASSEESDMSSSDNTSSESDSDDDDDDDSTGVPVSHRADYDSGEMYDPYKRRTKRSPQKRKQKKRNKKKVHRKAGGKRDTVSSTTKRKRPGVLDDSPEAGSSGGVVRRPSAAVRAARQDLFGTSSPAGGESGGGTRSLRNGTVSSAATSNAAGAEAGSSMQNDHSKPKTSSLGSKRPRRSTRNQMDDSSNDNDDDDEEEEENEESEEDVARGGEGSAVAARESRSYRGGPPAKRNRSRYESDHSYHKERPKTARIVSDSDNEVGEPSRSTRGSVRRAQAEWGKSEDSLEERHDDEDDDDDDDDDDDNGAEEKVARRGGTAKLRSENEEEDEAVAGGSSTRRTAAPSSSSGTGRRMRARKLPSDHEQSAEETSNISKRSSATQRAQRATVGRNHPNASQAASSSGTRNSWYASESDNDGNHHPAAGGAATVPAASTSFHSVRSSRRMVMEMNSSSTIVTANGTASGSSIVRRTISATSSSSTSGRRLRGMDANPASGTATPPPHTVDHNYGEQPGPSATPAATSGSSAGIAAGGTSSAGRGEALAAGVPTVGGGVSALRRTRTRSTVLSRHQRNPDELDQGVMLPEAPHRPEAPADGSDEDDNQPLRAAPSSGVRSSRSTTARQLRSRAAGDGGEGGAGGGGTPLKRKSTRISSSHEEDLPEDGAADAAGDSEDSDDSDDDNTPLKMMAGSSSSRTRSGRSQPPSVAGTPKKNDSSTASFGSSRIVPHRTRRKERYTSDEEYEAPGPSSGRSTRKMKRPRYNEESEENDEEDGRRGAGNNHHSHHRAQRHTMRPRQRVLRTAQEDDNENDDDEDEHDDEEDDIARALANIRQRSRRTIASSSSSSAAQHGTDGDAANNGSTNSHSHRVVDNLPHHTTTHQQQPYHHATPPPPSRHQSAAGSSQQQRRDTIDEAERSLGRPTTSPPHHRSCSTGGGRPPRSSSHYPQQAATEVATAAAAGPSSRFARGRGVGRGHRNNSSDEDDEEQDSAQEEDGGTENGGADDATTLLTSVSSRGRVRRINPRVRKIFGE; translated from the exons ATCCTACCCCGGCGCCTAGACTGGACCGGACAGGAGCATCGACAGTCGCTGGATGAACTT GAAAGGAAATATCCACACGTTGGACCAGAGCATTTGCTCGAAATATGCAGCCGTATCGGACCGCTGTTGGACAAAGTGCTGCCCCCGGCCGTGTCCGGCGTTTCGTCCGTGCTCGGCGCCGGGCGGCAGAGCCTGCTGCGCACGAAGGAAAGCGTAACCAGGCCGCGCCAGCTGCTCGACTACTACACGCGCCGGCACGACCGACCGCTGAGCGATGTGGTGAATCGCAACAACACGCACAACTTCGTGAAGGTGCTGTACGGGCGGGAAAGTGCGGGTCCGCTGACGCGCCGCCAGGCCATCCCGACCTCCTTCTACTCGAAGCAAACGCTGCAGCGGCGCACCCTCGGCCACCTGTCCGCGGTGTACTGCGTCCTGTTTGATCGCACCGGCAAGTACATCATCACAGCGGCGGATGACTTTCTCGTGAAGCTGTGGTCGGCCATCGACGGCCGCCTGCTGGCCACGTTCCGCGGTGCGTCCGCCGAAATCACCGATATCGCGATCAATCTCGACAACACGATGCTGGCGGCCGGTTCGCTGGATCGGATACTGCGCGTGTGGGATCTGCAATACGGCGGCCCCATAGCGGTACTGGCCGGCCACACCGGCATGATAACGTCGGTCAACTTTTGCCCCTCGCCCAAGACGGACCTGCGCTTTCTGGTTACGACCAGCACGGACGGCTCGGTCGCCTTCTGGGAGTACACGACGCGCAACGGCAAGACGACGTTCTCGTCCAAGCCCACCTCCTACCACGAAAAGCTGCGCCCGGGTCAGGCACAGATGATCTGTGCCTCGTTCTCGCCCGGCGGCATCTTCATGGCGGCCGGCTCGGCCGATCATCACGTGCGCGTGTACCTGATGTCGGAGGACGGGCCGAAGCGCATCCTGGAGACGGAATCGCACTCGGACACGGTCGATTCGATCCAGTGGGCCCACGGTGGGCTGAAGTTCATCTCGGGCAGCAAGGACGGTACGGCGCTGGTGTGGCACTTCGAGTCGCAGCAGTGGAAATCGATCCGGCTGAACATGGGCGACCGGCTGCTGACCTGTCCGCCCGTCAACCCGGACGACAACGTGAAGCTGAAGGTGACGATGGTGTCGTGGGACAACACGGACAACTGGGTGATAACGGCGGTGAACGATTTCACGATCAAGGTGTGGAATGCGCAGACGGGCAAGCTGCACCGCGTGCTGCGCGGGCACACGAACGAGATCTACGTGCTCGAGTCGCACCAGAAGGACTCGGGCGTGCTGCTGTCGGCCGGCCACGACGGCCAGCTGTTCATCTGGGACATTGTGCAGGGCGTTTCGATGGCAAACTTCGTCAACCGCATCGACGACCATTGCGAGGGCGGCATCTACGACGCGAAATGGTCCCCGGACGGTATGATGATTGCGGCGACGGATTCGCACGGCCACATACTGATGTTCGGGTACGGGTCGGGGCACGAGAAGCTGAAGCAGCTACCACCGGAGCTGTTCTTCCACACGGACTACCGGCCGTTGATACGCGACTCGGCGCTGCACGTAATGGACGAGCAGACGCAAACGATGCCTCACCTGATGCCGCCTCCGTTTCTGGTCGATATTGATGGCAATCCGTATCCACCGGCGCTACAGCGCTTGGTGCCGGGCAGGGAAAACTGTCCCACGGATCAGCTCATACCGAACATCAGTGTCGGTGGTGAGGGCGCGGAggtccagcagcaacagcagcagcagcagctacagccgGCTATTGGTggcggtgttggtggtgctcAGGCAGGCCCGCAGGAGCCCGCTGGTGGGGCATACTCGAATATCGATCGTATGATCGAAGCCCTGGCCAATCGACGACAGGTCGAGGGAGGTGGAGCAGATCGAGCGGCCCAGGGAGAAGATCAACAGGCGCCCGATTCGAACAATGATCGGGCACGTGGAGAGGACGCCGGTGGCGCTTTACAGCCCGCGAACAACGGTGGCAGACCGGGTAACAACGCGAATCAACCCGCCGGCGGAAGGAATGGGCAGCGTGGGTTCGGCTCCGCTGGCAATTGGCACCGCACGGAGGAAGGCTTCAAGTTTCACCGGCGCCAGTACGTGCGGCCGATGAGCTACTCGGCGATGGTGAATCTGAAGCAGCGCGTGTACGCGGCCGGAGTGCAGGAGCAGGAGGTGTATCGGCGCGAGATGCGCCGTCGCCCGGTCATGATCAACACTGCCAACAGTGCTTCCTCGTCCGGCGGTCCGTCCGGGCTGGGCGGTCGGCGAGCGGCTCGTGCCGGCGGTGGCGCCAACCGTTCGTTGCGCCGGGCCAACGGTGAGGGTGGAGCGAACGGAGCACGCCCAGCCTACCGGACGCGGGCTGTGCGCGAAAACGAACCCATGCCCGAACCGGACGAAGACGATGCGGCGGAAGAGCAGAACGAATCGTCGTCATCGGAGTCGAGCAACAGCGACTACTCCACCGCCATCGAGGAGAAGCTTGACCTGTCCGGGAGCAGCTCGAGCGACACCCAAAGCTCGGACTACTCCGACTGGGTGTCGCACGAGCCGGGCCACAATCTGGAACCCCCGAAGCGGTCGAAGCGGAAACACGTGCAACGCCGTGCCTATTCGCCGCCCGATCCCGACCAGCCCGGCCCGAGCCATGCGACGCCGGGCACGAGCGGTACGGGCGGTGGCCGTCGTCGCTCGACTAAGGTGCGTAAGATACCGCTGACGCGTGACGGTGAGATACCGGAACAGTTCCGGCCGCCCGAATGGCTGTCGGAGGTGATTCCGCGCAAGGCGCCCTACTACCCGCAGATGGGCGACGAGGTGGTGTACTTCCGGCAGGGCCACCAGCGCTACCTCGAGGCGGTGCGCACCAAGTCGGTGTACAACCTCGGCAACCGGTGCGAACCGTGGGCCGCGATGGAGATACAGGCGCACGAGCTGTGCAAGGTGATCGGCATCAAGTACGAGATCCGACCGCCCCGGCTGTGCTGCCTGAAGCTGGCCATCATTACGGAGGACGGCGAGCTGACGGGGCGCTCGTTCGCCATCAAGTACCACGATATGCCGGACGTGCTGGACTTTCTGGTGCTGAAGCAAACGTTCGACACGTCGGTCGGGCGCAGCTGGGGCCCGGGCGATCGGTTCCGCTGCATGATCGAGGACGTGTGGTGGACCGGGCAGATCGAATCTCACAACCAGCTGTCGGCCGACTTCCCGGACTCGCTGTTTATGTGCTTCCGGGTGCGCTGGGACAATGGCGAGTACGAGCTGATGAGCCCGTGGGATCTCGAGCCGGTGGACGAAGCGCGCCAGCCGGAGGAGGTGGGCGGTGCGGTGCCGGTGCTGCCCGAGGAGCTGCAAGCCACACTGTACCAGCCAAAGCCCGAGGAATGGCCCCGGGGCGATCGGGATGCGTCGTGCCGGCGCATCATCGCCGGGCTGGAGCAGGTGATGGGGCTGGCGATTGCGGATCTCTTCCTTGCGCCGGTCGATCTCAACATCTATCCCGAGTATGCGTTCGTGGTGGAGTATCCGATCGATCTGAACACGATCAAGTCGCGGTTCGAGAACCATTTCTACCGGCGCATCACATCGGCCCAGTTTGACGTGCGCTACCTGGCGACGAACGCGGAAAAGTTCAACGAATCGCACAGTACGATAGTGCGGAACGCTCGCATCATTACCGATCTCTGCTTGCGCATACTGAG TGATCTCAATGAAATCGATGTGCCAGCTGTGTATCACCAACTGGTCGATACATACCTATCGTCCGACTCGGAAACGGAGCGGCACAGGCCTGGCCCATCGACAAGCTCGGCCGGAGCTGCTGGTCCAGCCGGAAGTGGTGTTTCCAACAATCGACGAACGGGATCGCGAAG ATCAAGACGACTGGTGCCGGAAGGGGATTGGCGAGTGGACTGCCGGGAGCTGCTGGAGATGATTTGGCAGTGCGATGATTCGGAACCGTTCCGAGAGCCGGTCGACACCATCGAGCATCCGGACTATCTGCAAATTATCGACACGCCGATGGATCTGCGCACGATAAAGGAAGATCTGCTCGGCGGCAACTACGAGTCGCCGTACGATTTCTGCAAAGACATGCGGCTCATCTTTCAAAACTCGCGCAattacaacacaaacaaacgttcGAGG ATCTACTCGATGACCCTACGGTTGAGCACGCTGTTCGAGGCGCACATAAAGGCTGTTATCTACAACTGGAAATCGGCCCGAAGGCGCAGTCGAGgcagtggcggtggcggtggaggcAGCGGTAGAAACCACGATCTTtccaccaccggcagcagcaatggGCTAGCATCGTCCACGAAACGGCGCCGACGAGATAGGCGGGACGATGCGGTGGCGGGTCCGAGCAGCAGCCGAAGAGGCGGGGCAGCACTGAACAGCAGCTCCGGCAGTGGGATGAACACGAGTGGCAGCTCGTCGCGTGCCACTGCCAGCCACGCAGCGGCACATTcggatgacgacgacgatgacgacgacgatgatgatgacgatgaggaggaggatcGCCGGGCGGCGAACCATCGTGCCGGCAAGCGTACGCGCAATGGCGGAATGCTAGTAGCGTCCTCGTCTCGCCGTGGTCATTCAACCGTGGCGGGTGGCTCGAACGGTGTGTCGTCATCGTCGGCCGGTGGTGGAGCAGGTAACAGTAACAATGTGATAGACCCGTTGGCTATTCCGGGTCCGAGTAGTAGCCGCGGCAGCCGGTCGGCCACCGGTGGCGGTGCGCGCATGCTGACGCGACGCGGCCGTCGGTCGCAGGACGAAGATGATGAGGAGGACGAGGCGGCTGCGAGCAGCGAGGAGTCGGATATGAGCAGCAGCGACAACACGAGCAGCGAATCGGACagcgacgatgacgacgatgacgatagCACGGGCGTACCGGTTTCGCACCGGGCGGACTACGACTCCGGCGAGATGTACGATCCGTACAAGCGGCGCACCAAACGGTCGCCCCAGAAGCGGAAGCAGAAGAAACGCAACAAGAAGAAGGTGCACCGGAAGGCGGGCGGCAAGCGTGATACGGTCAGCTCGACGACGAAACGAAAGCGCCCGGGTGTGCTGGACGACTCGCCGGAAGCGGGCAgcagtggtggtgttgttcgGCGGCCATCGGCAGCGGTGCGCGCAGCGCGTCAGGATCTGTTCGGCACTTCCTCGCCGGCTGGTGGCgaaagtggtggtggtacacgGTCGCTTCGCAACGGTACCGTGTCGAGTGCTGCTACCTCCAACGCAGCAGGAGCCGAAGCAGGATCGTCGATGCAGAACGATCACAGCAAGCCAAAGACATCGTCGCTGGGCAGCAAGCGGCCGCGCCGGAGCACCCGCAACCAGATGGACGACTCCAGCAACGAcaatgacgacgacgatgaggaggaggaggagaacgaAGAAAGCGAAGAGGATGTGGCAAGGGGCGGCGAGGGTAGTGCGGTGGCAGCGCGCGAGAGTCGCTCCTATCGGGGTGGACCGCCGGCGAAACGTAACCGCAGCCGGTACGAGTCCGATCACAGCTACCACAAGGAGCGTCCCAAGACGGCGCGGATCGTTTCGGATTCGGATAATGAAGTTGGCGAACCGTCCCGTTCGACCAGGGGCAGTGTCCGGCGGGCACAGGCCGAGTGGGGCAAGAGCGAGGACAGTTTGGAAGAAAGGCACGACGACgaggatgacgacgacgatgatgatgatgatgacgacaaCGGTGCCGAGGAGAAGGTTGCAAGACGGGGTGGTACTGCAAAACTGCGTTCGGAAAATGAGGAAGAGGATGAAGCGGTTGCCGGCGGATCGAGCACCCGTCGGACGGCggcaccatcgtcatcgtccggCACCGGTCGACGGATGCGGGCACGCAAGCTTCCGTCCGACCACGAGCAGAGCGCCGAGGAGACGAGCAACATTAGCAAGCGCAGCTCGGCTACGCAGCGCGCTCAGCGAGCGACGGTCGGTCGAAATCACCCAAACGCCTCGCAAGCTGCTTCGTCTAGCGGCACGCGCAACAGTTGGTACGCCAGCGAGAGTGACAACGACGGGAACCATCACCCCGCAGCCGGGGGTGCAGCAACCGTGCCTGCCGCCTCGACTAGCTTTCATTCGGTGCGCTCGTCACGTCGTATGGTGATGGAAATGAACTCATCCAGCACGATAGTTACCGCCAACGGGACGGCGAGTGGTTCGTCGATCGTACGAAGAACGATAAGcgctaccagcagcagcagtacgtctGGCCGCCGGTTGCGTGGAATGGATGCGAATCCGGCTAGTGGGACGGCTACTCCGCCACCACACACCGTGGATCATAACTACGGCGAGCAGCCGGGTCCATCCGCTACGCCAGCGGCAACGAGCGGTTCTTCAGCAGGCATTGCTGCCGGTGGCACGTCTAGTGCGGGACGGGGAGAGGCACTCGCTGCTGGCGTCCCGACCGTTGGTGGCGGTGTGAGTGCGTTGAGAAGAACGCGAACGCGCAGTACCGTGCTGTCCCGCCATCAGCGCAATCCGGACGAGCTCGATCAGGGCGTGATGTTGCCCGAGGCTCCGCATCGCCCGGAGGCGCCCGCGGATGGAAGCGATGAGGACGATAATCAACCGCTAAGGGCAGCACCATCATCCGGCGTCAGATCATCACGGTCCACCACGGCACGCCAGTTACGATCGCGCGCtgccggtgatggtggtgaaggcggcgctggtggtggtggtacaccGTTGAAGAGGAAATCAACGCGCATTTCGTCATCGCACGAGGAAGACCTGCCGGAGGACGGTGCCGCCGACGCCGCCGGCGACAGTGAGGACAGTGATGATTCCGATGACGATAATACGCCGCTGAAAATGATGGCGGGATCGTCGTCTTCGCGCACGAGGAGTGGTCGCTCGCAGCCCCCATCCGTTGCCGGTACGCCCAAGAAGAACGACAGCAGTACGGCGTCGTTCGGTAGCAGTCGGATCGTGCCACATCGGACGCGAAGAAAGGAACGGTACACGTCCGATGAGGAGTATGAG GCTCCCGGTCCGTCGAGCGGAAGGTCGACGCGCAAGATGAAACGGCCCCGGTACAACGAAGAGTCGGAAGAGAATGACGAAGAGGACGGGCGTCGTGGCGCGGGCAACAATCACCATTCACATCATCGAGCGCAGCGGCACACGATGCGGCCCCGCCAGCGAGTGCTCAGGACTGCCCAGGAGGACGACAACGAGAACgatgacgacgaggacgagcacgacgacgaggaggatgaCATTGCACGGGCGCTGGCCAACATTCGGCAACGATCGCGCCGCACGAttgcttcctcctcctcctcctccgcggCACAGCACGGCACAGACGGCGATGCGGCCAACAacggtagtaccaatagtcaTAGTCATAGGGTGGTGGACAACCTTCCTCACCACACCACAacacaccagcaacaaccGTATCATCATgctactcctcctcctccttctcgcCATCAGTCAGCAGCCGGCAGCagtcagcagcagcgacgCGATACCATCGACGAAGCTGAGCGCAGTTTGGGCCGGCCAACTACTTCGCCACCGCACCACCGCAGCTGCAGCACTGGTGGTGGTCGTCCGCCGCGTAGTAGCAGCCACTATCCGCAGCAGGCCGCAACGGAGGtggcgacagcagcagcagctgggccTTCATCACGCTTTGCACGAGGACGGGGGGTCGGCCGGGGGCATCGTAACAACAGCAGCGACGAGGACGATGAGGAGCAGGATAGCGCACAGGAGGAGGATGGGGGGACGGAGAATGGAGGGGCCGATGACGCCACGACACTGCTCACCAGCGTCAGCAGCCGGGGCCGCGTACGGCGCATCAATCCGCGGGTGCGCAAGATTTTCGGCGAATAG